The following are encoded in a window of Blastocatellia bacterium genomic DNA:
- a CDS encoding tyrosine-protein phosphatase — translation MAVVILALSVCVFAETPRREKLAAIQIKNFGCINDNYFRGAQPQERDYAALAALGVKTVIDLQEEGEAKEAQLVEAAGMKFYRIKMNTKDKPNQQQVGTFLKIVDDPANQPVFVHCHGGRHRTGVMTAVYRMMHNDWSADQAFTEMKQFQFEKGLVSHATLKAFVYEYHAGLGKQKSTDKGGSILVATPNR, via the coding sequence ATGGCTGTAGTCATCCTGGCGCTTTCGGTGTGCGTGTTTGCCGAGACCCCCCGGCGTGAAAAACTGGCAGCGATTCAAATTAAGAATTTCGGCTGTATTAACGATAATTATTTTCGCGGCGCTCAGCCGCAAGAGCGGGACTATGCGGCACTGGCCGCGCTCGGCGTCAAGACCGTGATCGATCTACAAGAAGAGGGCGAGGCCAAAGAAGCGCAACTGGTCGAAGCCGCCGGAATGAAGTTCTACCGGATCAAGATGAACACCAAAGACAAGCCGAATCAGCAACAGGTCGGAACCTTTCTTAAGATTGTCGATGACCCGGCCAATCAGCCGGTATTTGTTCACTGCCATGGTGGACGCCACCGCACGGGCGTGATGACGGCGGTTTACCGAATGATGCACAACGACTGGAGCGCCGATCAGGCTTTCACCGAGATGAAGCAGTTTCAATTTGAAAAAGGATTGGTCAGCCACGCCACGCTCAAGGCTTTCGTCTACGAATACCACGCCGGCCTCGGCAAGCAAAAATCGACAGACAAAGGCGGCAGCATACTTGTCGCCACTCCCAATCGCTAA
- a CDS encoding response regulator transcription factor: MSSSMGGEKDGGRMIRLLVAENHAPMRDRVVRFLEVEFSVVASVANGQDAIDAESRISPDVVILDISMPIMSGIEAAAQLKQRCSKAKVIFLTMHEEPEWVQAALATGALGYVIKRRLASDLRPAIREVMAGRCFISPSLAAKPC, from the coding sequence ATGTCGTCGTCAATGGGCGGCGAAAAGGACGGAGGGCGGATGATTCGCCTACTTGTTGCTGAAAACCATGCGCCCATGCGTGACCGAGTGGTTCGCTTCCTGGAGGTGGAATTCTCGGTGGTCGCTTCGGTAGCGAATGGCCAGGACGCCATCGACGCGGAATCCAGGATCAGCCCCGACGTCGTCATTCTTGACATCTCAATGCCAATAATGAGCGGCATCGAGGCCGCCGCTCAGCTTAAACAGCGTTGCTCGAAGGCCAAGGTGATTTTCCTGACCATGCACGAGGAGCCCGAGTGGGTGCAGGCGGCGCTGGCCACCGGCGCGCTCGGCTATGTGATCAAGCGGCGACTGGCGAGTGACCTGCGACCCGCCATCAGGGAAGTCATGGCCGGCAGGTGTTTTATCTCACCCTCACTGGCCGCCAAACCGTGTTGA
- a CDS encoding PAS domain-containing protein — MFRNDERLAGSLRHKSLRRTKRLQQKTVLPRLRVQDQLRQVLSIKKQTITPHWQGEGQASAQPASGIGAGAREQSPDWAEALMQAILDVNPTSLAVLDETGAILHVNRAWERYAERSGIKADRRGMNYVDAWQEVAGATDEADEIAKGIQQILMGEMTVFQKQCYCAGPLTPHWALLRAAQFDSAGLGKALRVLVAHEDVTASLQAIAAMPGGEKQLRNVLNQLLTFVAVLAPDGTLIEMSHAPLEAGGIQPIASDSEKFWDYSWWNYDAQARVWFREACERAASGQMIRSDVTVSMAEGRKVSLDFMLAPVKDDDGKVTQLVASAVDISERKCMEEALRDLSGRLISVQEAERRRIARELHDDLNQRMAILSIGLQQLDQAIPRRHRALRNRIQGLWASAQETSAEIHRLSYQLHPSKLEHLGLMAAVKDFCDEVSERQSPKIEFRHRGFPAAVPQDIALCVFRIAQESLHNVVKHSGADECHVMLERTDQAIHLSVTDNGCGFNVGSAGAAMGLGLISMRERLRLVGGEIFIDSQPSRGTHIAVSVPLANSARIQAGE, encoded by the coding sequence ATGTTTCGTAACGATGAGCGATTGGCGGGATCCCTGCGCCATAAGTCCTTGAGGAGGACGAAGCGCCTACAGCAAAAGACTGTCTTGCCTCGACTCAGGGTGCAAGATCAACTGCGGCAAGTCTTGTCCATTAAAAAGCAGACCATTACTCCTCACTGGCAAGGTGAGGGCCAGGCATCGGCTCAGCCTGCTTCGGGCATAGGAGCCGGGGCGCGTGAGCAAAGCCCTGATTGGGCAGAGGCACTCATGCAGGCAATTTTAGATGTCAACCCGACCAGCCTGGCGGTACTAGATGAGACCGGGGCTATTCTTCATGTGAATAGAGCCTGGGAGCGCTACGCCGAGCGTTCCGGGATTAAAGCCGACCGCCGCGGAATGAATTACGTCGACGCCTGGCAAGAGGTGGCGGGGGCTACGGATGAGGCGGATGAGATAGCTAAAGGTATTCAACAGATTCTGATGGGCGAAATGACGGTGTTTCAAAAGCAATGTTATTGCGCCGGTCCGCTAACGCCGCACTGGGCGCTGCTGCGCGCGGCGCAATTCGACTCGGCCGGGCTCGGCAAGGCGCTTCGAGTTCTGGTCGCACATGAAGATGTCACCGCCAGCCTTCAGGCTATCGCGGCCATGCCGGGCGGCGAGAAACAGCTACGAAATGTCCTCAACCAGCTTTTGACGTTCGTGGCCGTGTTGGCACCTGACGGGACGCTCATTGAAATGAGCCACGCTCCCCTGGAAGCCGGCGGCATACAGCCGATTGCAAGCGACAGCGAAAAGTTCTGGGATTATTCATGGTGGAACTATGACGCTCAGGCGCGCGTCTGGTTTAGAGAGGCGTGCGAACGGGCCGCGAGCGGGCAGATGATACGCAGTGATGTCACGGTCAGTATGGCGGAGGGCCGCAAGGTGAGCCTCGATTTCATGCTCGCGCCGGTCAAAGACGACGACGGGAAGGTGACGCAACTGGTCGCCTCTGCCGTCGACATCAGCGAGCGCAAATGCATGGAAGAGGCGTTGCGCGACCTCAGCGGACGGCTGATTAGCGTCCAGGAGGCGGAACGGCGACGCATCGCCAGGGAGCTTCACGACGACTTGAACCAGCGGATGGCGATTCTCTCTATCGGGTTGCAACAGCTCGACCAGGCGATTCCGAGGCGCCACCGCGCGCTTCGGAATCGCATCCAGGGCTTGTGGGCAAGCGCCCAGGAGACCTCTGCCGAGATCCATCGCCTGTCTTATCAACTGCACCCTTCCAAGCTGGAGCATCTTGGCCTGATGGCCGCCGTGAAGGACTTCTGTGACGAAGTCTCCGAACGCCAGAGCCCGAAGATTGAGTTCCGGCACCGCGGCTTTCCGGCGGCGGTTCCCCAAGATATCGCGCTGTGCGTCTTCCGGATCGCGCAGGAATCCCTACACAATGTCGTCAAACACAGCGGCGCTGACGAATGCCACGTCATGCTGGAGAGAACTGATCAGGCGATCCACCTTTCCGTTACAGATAATGGGTGTGGGTTCAACGTCGGATCGGCAGGGGCGGCAATGGGACTCGGCTTGATCAGCATGCGAGAGCGTTTGCGCCTGGTTGGCGGCGAAATCTTCATCGATTCGCAACCTTCGCGGGGCACACATATAGCGGTCTCAGTTCCCTTGGCGAATTCAGCCCGAATACAGGCTGGGGAATAA
- a CDS encoding HAMP domain-containing sensor histidine kinase, translated as MAQQSRSKQLKDDPSGSNTWNQDESLAMIAHEIRNTSQIILSWAELLCRRAPSDEAMLKGFEVIRRNGRLQARLLNQLLAISRKQRTDLWDDARSIALVPIMKDAIETMAPQALAKTIQLTSHIETPAASIIGDPVQLEEVFTNLLSNAIKFTPHGGHIEVRLRRSEGGVEITVSDSGQGISADFLPYVFERFRQERRTQTAQEGLGLGLAIARHLVEKHGGKIMALSPGKGQGATFKVCFPFAPAVVSGPSRTETKAPALSGQISGRAAD; from the coding sequence ATGGCACAACAGTCACGCTCTAAACAGCTGAAGGACGATCCGTCAGGCAGCAACACCTGGAATCAGGATGAATCCCTGGCGATGATTGCGCACGAAATACGCAACACCAGCCAGATCATTCTTAGCTGGGCCGAACTGCTGTGCCGGCGAGCGCCCTCCGACGAAGCGATGTTGAAGGGCTTTGAAGTTATTCGGCGTAACGGGCGGCTCCAGGCCCGGCTGCTCAACCAGCTCCTCGCCATTTCGAGAAAGCAGCGCACCGACCTCTGGGATGACGCCAGATCCATTGCGCTGGTGCCGATCATGAAAGACGCCATCGAGACGATGGCCCCACAGGCGCTTGCGAAGACGATCCAGTTGACCTCCCACATCGAAACGCCTGCCGCCTCGATCATCGGCGATCCCGTTCAGTTGGAAGAAGTCTTTACCAACCTGCTGTCGAATGCCATCAAGTTCACGCCGCACGGCGGCCACATCGAAGTCCGGCTCAGACGTTCGGAGGGCGGCGTCGAGATCACCGTGAGCGATAGCGGCCAGGGAATCAGCGCCGATTTTCTGCCCTATGTCTTCGAGCGCTTCCGGCAAGAGAGACGCACCCAGACCGCGCAGGAGGGCCTCGGGCTAGGACTGGCTATCGCGCGGCATCTGGTCGAAAAACATGGCGGCAAGATCATGGCGCTCAGTCCCGGCAAAGGGCAGGGGGCGACCTTCAAAGTTTGTTTCCCCTTCGCGCCCGCTGTGGTGTCGGGTCCATCACGTACGGAAACCAAGGCACCCGCCCTATCGGGTCAGATATCGGGTCGGGCGGCGGACTGA
- a CDS encoding response regulator transcription factor, whose protein sequence is MKRTRIILADDHTLLSDTIKNLLEPEFEVVATFTDGHALVEAAPGLMPDITVLDIGMPLMNGLNAGQRLKQLLPTVKLIFLTMNQDPELAAEAFRCGASGYLLKTSAATELIHAIREVLRGRSYVTPLMTKDMVGSFIQKFKHWPPPHELTLRQKEVLQLLAEGCSMKEIAYTLNITPRTVAFHKYTMMEQLQVKTSAELIQYAIRNSIVAT, encoded by the coding sequence ATGAAACGCACACGCATCATCCTCGCCGATGATCATACTTTGCTGTCAGACACGATCAAGAACCTGCTCGAACCAGAGTTCGAAGTGGTCGCAACCTTTACCGATGGCCATGCGCTGGTCGAGGCGGCCCCGGGGCTAATGCCTGACATCACCGTCCTCGATATCGGGATGCCGTTGATGAATGGCTTGAATGCCGGCCAGCGGCTCAAGCAACTGTTGCCGACGGTCAAGCTGATCTTCCTGACGATGAATCAGGACCCCGAGCTCGCCGCCGAGGCGTTTCGCTGCGGCGCGTCGGGCTATCTGCTCAAGACTTCGGCGGCCACCGAGTTGATCCATGCGATCCGCGAGGTGCTGCGCGGCAGGTCTTATGTGACCCCGCTGATGACCAAAGATATGGTCGGCTCGTTCATCCAGAAGTTCAAGCACTGGCCGCCGCCGCATGAGCTGACGTTGCGTCAAAAAGAGGTGTTGCAGTTGTTGGCTGAAGGCTGCTCGATGAAGGAGATCGCCTATACGCTCAACATCACCCCACGGACGGTTGCCTTCCACAAGTACACGATGATGGAGCAACTCCAGGTAAAGACCAGTGCGGAATTGATTCAATATGCCATTAGAAATTCCATTGTCGCCACCTAA
- a CDS encoding BamA/TamA family outer membrane protein, whose protein sequence is MKRFARYSFILVCSMGLSLAMPISSWAQAKAQQKQEAEKVTSEPSLSTEQAAAATTQAPGSPDNGQSKNGELVIAPYPISSPALGTGLQWVVGYVFRMNKEDKLTPPSFFGTVGMYTSNGSWGALVGGSFHLKQDKYRVVAGIADGNVNWDFYGVGKLAGARGLFLPINIKGKGFGAQTLVRIAKHVYLGPRFQLRQMNAGIDFSHLKSRGLPEENDQLRADIVAAVAGLLSTRTVAIGPHLQRDTRDDTFYPTGGTILNVGGDFFLKALGSKFDYQVYQVRFEGYHGLSERQVLAFGALGCAAAGDRVPFYDLCLYGARNYVRGYTAGRFQDRRMWATQAEYRVQLPKLLGIGLTERLGVVGFGGVGWVGKQLSDMAFDDLLPGGGAGLRFRLTKKYPINFRIDYGIGRVGHTLSMGVGEAF, encoded by the coding sequence ATGAAACGATTCGCAAGATACTCCTTCATTCTCGTTTGCTCGATGGGCTTATCGCTGGCCATGCCGATCTCGTCATGGGCACAGGCGAAAGCGCAGCAGAAACAGGAGGCCGAGAAAGTCACTTCTGAACCTTCTCTTTCCACAGAGCAAGCGGCGGCGGCGACGACGCAAGCGCCGGGGAGCCCGGACAACGGACAAAGTAAGAACGGCGAGCTGGTCATCGCGCCATATCCGATCTCCAGCCCGGCCCTTGGCACCGGGCTCCAGTGGGTGGTCGGTTACGTCTTCAGGATGAATAAGGAAGATAAGCTCACGCCGCCTTCGTTCTTTGGCACGGTCGGCATGTATACCAGTAATGGCAGTTGGGGGGCGCTGGTCGGTGGCAGTTTTCACCTCAAGCAGGACAAGTATCGAGTCGTCGCCGGCATCGCCGATGGCAACGTCAACTGGGATTTTTACGGCGTCGGCAAGCTCGCCGGCGCCCGCGGCCTATTCCTGCCGATCAACATCAAAGGCAAGGGCTTCGGCGCGCAGACGCTGGTTCGCATCGCTAAGCATGTTTACCTCGGCCCGCGCTTTCAACTGCGCCAGATGAATGCCGGGATAGATTTCAGCCACCTGAAGTCGCGCGGCCTGCCGGAAGAGAACGACCAACTGCGGGCGGACATTGTCGCGGCGGTCGCCGGCCTGTTAAGCACGAGAACGGTCGCCATCGGGCCGCACCTTCAGCGCGACACCCGCGATGATACGTTTTATCCGACCGGGGGAACGATCTTGAATGTCGGCGGCGACTTCTTCTTAAAGGCGCTGGGCAGCAAGTTCGACTATCAAGTCTACCAGGTGAGATTCGAAGGCTATCACGGGTTGAGCGAGCGCCAGGTGCTGGCCTTCGGCGCGCTCGGCTGCGCCGCCGCCGGCGACCGCGTGCCGTTTTATGACCTCTGCCTTTACGGGGCGCGCAACTACGTGCGCGGCTACACGGCGGGCCGCTTCCAGGATCGCCGCATGTGGGCGACGCAGGCGGAATACCGTGTGCAACTGCCGAAGCTTCTGGGCATCGGCTTGACCGAGCGGCTGGGGGTAGTCGGCTTTGGCGGCGTCGGCTGGGTCGGCAAGCAATTGAGTGACATGGCCTTCGATGACCTGTTGCCGGGCGGCGGCGCCGGCCTGCGCTTCCGGCTGACGAAAAAGTACCCGATCAACTTCCGCATCGATTACGGCATCGGCAGAGTCGGCCACACCCTGTCGATGGGCGTCGGCGAAGCCTTCTAG
- a CDS encoding response regulator transcription factor — MARPRLLVAEDHREMRAIIVRILERDFEIVGTVSDGPALLEAEPRLKPDICVVNVAMPVLSGIEAAIRLRRRGSITKIIFLTAHSQAVFLEAALDAGAIGYVLKPRLLSDLRQAICEALAGRQFVSPSSSAAAFGARAGDSS; from the coding sequence ATGGCACGACCCCGTTTATTAGTAGCAGAAGATCACCGAGAGATGCGGGCGATTATCGTTCGCATCCTGGAGCGGGATTTCGAAATCGTGGGCACAGTCAGTGACGGCCCGGCCTTACTGGAAGCCGAGCCCCGATTGAAGCCCGATATCTGTGTGGTCAACGTTGCGATGCCCGTGTTGAGCGGCATCGAAGCGGCGATTCGCCTTCGGCGGCGCGGATCAATCACCAAGATCATCTTCTTGACGGCGCATTCACAAGCGGTCTTTCTGGAGGCCGCATTGGATGCCGGCGCAATCGGCTACGTGCTGAAGCCGCGACTGCTTTCAGACTTGCGCCAGGCGATTTGCGAAGCGCTGGCCGGTCGGCAATTCGTCTCGCCGTCCTCGTCCGCCGCGGCTTTCGGCGCTCGCGCCGGCGACTCGTCTTAG